Proteins encoded together in one Musa acuminata AAA Group cultivar baxijiao chromosome BXJ3-6, Cavendish_Baxijiao_AAA, whole genome shotgun sequence window:
- the LOC135641847 gene encoding histone-lysine N-methyltransferase ATXR3-like isoform X1 codes for MGEGGVACAPSQHIMERFPIPESLCGGKGVLASNPFGAEKKTRNGERGDEVKREDELGAEIGLELDRRAKKGELEKGELERHRKGELEEGELHNGELEKGELRNGEFEKGESAPKKWRKSEVEVGDRRRRDEAEKGEIISDRRNRRELERGEFVPDKWKRWQDLEKSQNQSTRGRRVDSEKGDVTERSLKNSQQSSLEDSHRRNDRRPCDSDQRKRSSSSRLDGNVHERDAKKSLRVSEVEPGEIKHDNSNGRSRDREGKVGRWHKWQAIESESSNHKHHFDLSDQSGSRTHRKSEEIGRSTNPERSHRNESSSTSKVPSSSRYSSSRYDDPSFSSRGSHDRQGRSPGHSERSPKERSHHADHRDRSPRRLERSPHEKSHHSDHRDHTPSRFNRSPRQRARHHDHRDRTPAHLERSPHDKRHSADHRESNKKSQGSEKQQSSRHDERLGRKEYSEKDFLKNKPSRSSCDRSTIDRLDKEKRFQSSSRHSSETPPPPPPPVLPPPPLLPAPPPPPSPPLGVIEEPSMEEDMDISDTPPRDPITSDFDAGKWFYLDHCGIEQGPSKLVDLRRLVDEGVLLSDHLIKHADSDRWVTVENAASPLVPLNLPSIVSDVVTQTASPPEAPGNLLVDAGIICQETSSSMLLQKEAVKGQSPVIAECLEDYHIDERVETLLGGYTIVGGKELEIIGEALNTTFEHADWEKWGQSEGFSRFKAQTPSIYPREEGFGGVFKGFSTESSEIKPVFATSGKDYAGPSGGSSDWFVGRWSCKGGDWKRNDEVGQDKSYRRKLVINESYPLCQMSKSGHEDPRWHRKDDLYYPSRSKRLDLPLWAFSSIDDNTDSTSDPSKSAVASRSAQTKPLSLRGVKGTILPVVRINACVVKDQGSIEPHLKVKTSERHVSKSSRSHSSSDRNSLHEGSSRSRKLHEHDFQSLQRCRTILNIPKDHICTIDELSVDLGDWFYLDGAGYEHGPLSYLELQELVGKGAILEQSSVFRKNDNTWLPITMKLKSSEAVNSEEEARTSTARFSSSSLVQLSCNNMSTASHSFHSLYPQFIGYTRGKLHELVMRSYKNREFAAVISEVLDPWINAKQPKKEMDKHFPFNSSITKSSAVLSHDLSVSNIWNSEDGIYREGKRSRFLVDESDEDSEMEDALLSNEKNDWSFEDLCGEADIFQDNATSQTENGSWGLLNGHILARVFHFLKGDMKSLLSSATTCKHWNASVNFYRSICRHVDLSSVGPKCTDTVLQSLMGGYGKKNLMSLVLKGCFNVSAGVLEGILQLFPHIANVDIRGCNQFKELQFRYPNINWIKRSSSFGAKNQEESYSKTRSLKQITENNYLISRTYRSLSGCLDDSGDLENFGISESNSIDRKDFSSLQFKQGFYKRPKLLDARKSSELLSRDAQMRHWLHRKSENSYKKMEEFIANSLKDIVKGKKSDFFMPKIAKIEDRMRCGYYVRRGLSSVKDDISRMCRDAFKSKSQGDAVDRRKIIMSFIQLVKRLENPRLIIQGDELIKAVKDGSEAGSYFSESKYKKKQSKVLSEKKSINRGINTSYANGGTDYRAYAFDREIKRSLSKLKKREMDSDSETSEDDGNDFSEDDRGEDESTASDTESDLEIHSGSGMWDLKGEMDESSESVVTDDREWGARMTKASLVPPVTRKYEVIDKYLIVADEEEVQRKMQVALPDDYSEKLLAQKSGIEESDMEIPEVKDYKPRKKLGVEVLEQEVYGIDPYTHNLLLDSMPEEPDWPLADRHKFIEESLLRTLNKQVRHFTGTGNTPMVYPLQPVIEEVLKNAEEVGDRQAIKMCQGILKAMRSRPDDNYVAYRKGLGVVCNKQEGFEQDDFVVEFLGEVYPAWKWFEKQDGIRALQKNSQDPAPEFYNIYLERPKGDSDGYDLVVVDAMHKANYASRICHSCRPNCEAKVTAVDGQYQIGIYSLLPIGYGEEITFDYNSVTESKEEYEASVCLCGSQVCRGSYLNLSGEGAFEKVLKDCHGVLDRHKLILEACEANFVSQDDYIDLGRAGLGTCLLAGLPDWLVAYSAHLVRFINFERTKLPDEILRHNLEEKRKFFSDICLEVEKNDAEVQAEGVYNARLQNIALTLDKVRYVMRCMFGDPKKAPPPVEKLTAEGVVSVLWKGEGSLVEDLLHSMAPHVEADLLSDLKSKIQAHDPSGSSNIQTELRKSLLWLRDELRNLPCTYKCRHDAAADLIHIYAYTKVFFKIREYKSFKSPPVYISPLDLGPKYADKMGSGFQEYCKTYGENYCLGQLIYWYSQMNADPDCRLARACKGCLSPPDISSFYAKSQKPLREHVYGPRTMRFMLSRMEKEPQRPWPKDRIWLFKSNPKIFGSPMLDAVLNKCPLDKEMMHWLKTRPSVFQGSWEG; via the exons ATGGGAGAGGGGGGAGTCGCGTGCGCACCCTCGCAGCATATCATGGAGAGGTTCCCGATTCCGGAGTCACTCTGTGGGGGCAAAGGCGTGCTTGCTTCGAATCCCTTTGGGGCGGAGAAGAAGACGAGGAATGGCGAGAGGGGGGATGAGGTCAAGAGGGAAGATGAGTTGGGTGCCGAAATAGGTCTGGAACTGGATAGAAGGGCCAAGAAGGGGGAGCTGGAGAAGGGCGAGCTGGAGAGGCATCGGAAGGGGGAGTTGGAGGAGGGAGAGTTGCACAACGGAGAACTGGAGAAGGGGGAGCTTCGAAATGGGGAATTCGAGAAGGGGGAATCAGCTCCAAAGAAATGGCGGAAAAGTGAAGTGGAGGTTGGAGATAGACGGAGGAGAGATGAAGCGGAGAAGGGAGAAATCATTTCAGACAGACGAAATAGAAGAGAACTAGAAAGGGGTGAGTTTGTGCCAGATAAATGGAAGAGATGGCAAGATTTGGAGAAGTCGCAGAATCAGTCAACCAGGGGAAGAAGGGTGGACTCGGAGAAGGGTGACGTCACAGAGAGATCATTGAAGAACAGTCAGCAGAGCTCCCTGGAGGATAGTCACCGGAGAAATGATAGACGCCCGTGTGATTCCGACCAAAGGAAGAGGTCTTCTTCTTCAAGATTGGATGGCAATGTGCATGAGAGGGATGCTAAGAAAAGCTTACGAGTTTCTGAAGTTGAACCTGGTGAGATTAAGCATGATAATAGCAACGGAAGGAGCAGGGACAGGGAGGGCAAGGTGGGAAGGTGGCATAAATGGCAAGCTATAGAGTCTGAGAGCAGCAACCACAAGCACCATTTTGATTTGTCTGATCAGTCAGGCTCAAGAACTCATCGGAAATCTGAAGAGATTGGTCGTTCCACTAACCCGGAGAGGTCACATAGAAATGAATCATCTTCGACATCGAAGGTTCCATCATCCAGCAGGTACTCATCTTCTAGGTATGACGATCCATCCTTCTCTTCTCGAGGTAGCCATGATAGGCAAGGCCGCAGCCCAGGCCATTCTGAGCGGTCACCAAAGGAGCGCAGCCACCATGCTGATCACAGGGACCGTAGTCCTCGTCGCTTGGAGCGATCTCCACATGAAAAGAGTCACCACTCTGATCACAGGGATCATACCCCAAGTCGCTTTAATAGGTCTCCACGTCAACGAGCTCGTCACCATGATCATCGAGACCGAACTCCAGCTCATTTGGAGCGGTCACCACATGACAAACGGCACTCTGCTGATCACCGAGAATCAAACAAGAAAAGTCAAGGTAGCGAAAAGCAGCAGTCCAGCAGACATGATGAGAGATTGGGACGAAAGGAGTACAGTGAAAAAGATTTTCTCAAGAATAAGCCAAGCAGGAGCAGTTGTGACAGAAGCACTATTGACAGACTCGATAAGGAAAAACGGTTCCAAAGTTCAAGTAGGCATTCCAGCGagactccacctcctcctccaccaccagttcTTCCGCCGCCTCCTCTGTTACctgctcctccacctcctccttctCCCCCTTTAGGGGTTATTGAAGAACCATCAATGGAAGAGGATATGGATATATCAGACACCCCGCCACGAGATCCTATAACATCTGATTTTGATGCTGGAAAGTGGTTTTATCTTGATCATTGTGGTATAGAACAAGGACCCTCAAAATTAGTTGATCTCAGACGATTGGTTGATGAAGGGGTCCTCCTTTCTGATCATTTGATAAAGCATGCTGACAGTGACAGGTGGGTAACTGTTGAAAATGCTGCTTCCCCCTTGGTGCCTTTGAACTTGCCCTCTATTGTTTCAGATGTTGTGACCCAGACGGCTAGCCCTCCAGAAGCCCCAGGGAATTTGTTAGTCGATGCTGGAATAATATGTCAGGAAACATCCAGTTCTATGCTGCTGCAAAAGGAGGCAGTTAAGGGGCAGTCTCCAGTCATAGCAGAATGTTTGGAAGATTATCATATAGATGAGAGGGTCGAAACTTTGTTGGGTGGCTACACCATTGTAGGTGGAAAGGAGCTTGAGATTATCGGAG AAGCACTGAATACAACATTTGAACATGCAGATTGGGAAAAGTGGGGTCAATCTGAAG GTTTCTCAAGATTTAAAGCTCAAACACCATCCATATATCCAAGAGAGGAGGGATTTGGTGGAGTTTTTAAAGGTTTCTCAACAGAAAGCAGTGAAATTAAACCGGTTTTTGCAACTTCTGGGAAGGATTATGCTGGTCCTAGTGGTGGTTCAAGTGATTGGTTTGTTGGCAGGTGGTCTTGCAAAGGTGGCGACTGGAAGAGAAATGATGAGGTTGGTCAAGATAAATCTTATAGACGGAAACTTGTCATCAATGAAAGCTATCCTCTTTGTCAAATGTCAAAATCTGGGCACGAGGATCCCCGTTGGCACAGGAAAGATGATCTTTACTATCCTTCCCGCAGCAAAAGGCTTGATCTGCCCCTTTGGGCTTTCTCGTCAATAGATGATAATACTGATAGCACCAGTGATCCAAGCAAAAGTGCTGTTGCTAGCAGATCAGCACAAACCAAGCCATTGTCCCTTAGGGGTGTGAAGGGTACGATTCTACCTGTGGTCCGGATTAATGCATGTGTTGTGAAAGATCAAGGTTCTATAGAACCTCATTTGAAAGTCAAAACCAGTGAGCGGCATGTTTCAAAATCTTCAAGGTCTCACTCTAGTAGTGACAGGAATTCTCTTCATGAAGGTTCCTCTCGTTCAAGGAAGCTCCATGAACATGACTTTCAGAGTTTGCAAAGATGCCGGACTATACTCAATATTCCAAAGGATCATATATGCACTATTGATGAATTATCTGTAGATCTGGGCGATTGGTTCTATTTAGATGGTGCTGGTTATGAACATGGACCATTATCATATTTGGAGTTGCAAGAGTTAGTAGGTAAAGGTGCTATCCTAGAGCAGAGCAGTGTTTTCCGGAAGAATGATAATACTTGGCTTCCCATTACCATGAAATTGAAGTCTTCTGAAGCTGTCAACTCTGAAGAAGAAGCAAGGACATCCACTGCAAGATTTTCTTCATCTTCCCTTGTGCAGTTGTCATGTAACAACATGAGTACTGCTTCTCATTCATTTCACAGCTTGTACCCTCAATTTATTGGCTATACACGTGGAAAGCTACATGAACTTGTCATGAGGTCATATAAGAACCGGGAGTTTGCTGCTGTTATAAGTGAGGTTTTGGATCCATGGATTAAtgcgaagcaaccaaagaaggaaATGGATAAACATTTTCCATTTAACTCATCCATCACAAAAAGCTCTGCTGTTTTATCTCACGATTTGTCAGTGAGCAATATCTGGAACTCGG AGGATGGGATATATCGTGaaggaaaaagatcaagatttcttgTTGATGAAAGTGATGAGGACTCTGAAATGGAAGACGCTTTGCTATCCAATGAGAAGAATGATTGGTCGTTCGAAGACTTATGTGGTGAGGCTGATATTTTTCAGGATAATGCTACGTCTCAGACGGAGAATGGAAGCTGGGGTCTGTTGAATGGTCACATTCTAGCAAGGGTCTTTCATTTTCTAAAAGGTGATATGAAGTCACTTCTCTCCTCTGCTACTACTTGTAAACACTGGAATGCGTCAGTTAACTTCTACAGGAGTATATGCAGACATGTTGATTTGTCCTCAGTTGGACCAAAATGTACTGATACTGTATTGCAAAGTCTTATG GGTGGTTATGGCAAGAAAAATCTTATGTCTCTTGTTTTAAAGGGGTGCTTTAATGTTAGTGCTGGTGTTCTTGAAGGAATCCTTCAGCTCTTTCCGCACATAGCTAATGTCGACATCAGAGGATGCAATCAATTTAAGGAATTACAATTCAGATATCCAAATATAAACTGGATAAAGAGATCAAGTTCATTTGGAGCTAAAAATCAGGAGGAATCTTATTCAAAAACAAGGAGCCTTAAGCAGATAACAGAAAATAATTACTTAATATCAAGAACTTATAGGTCCTTAAGTGGTTGTCTAGATGATTCTGGCGATCTAGAAAATTTTGGTATTAGTGAGTCGAATTCTATTGATAGGAAGGATTTTTCGAGTCTCCAATTCAAGCAGGGCTTCTACAAACGACCAAAGTTACTTGATGCTAGAAAGTCCTCAGAACTTCTGTCAAGGGATGCACAGATGCGGCATTGGTTGCACAGGAAGTCTGAAAACAGTTATAAGAAGATGGAAGAGTTTATTGCCAATAGTTTGAAGGACATTGTGAAGGGAAAGAAGTCTGATTTTTTTATGCCTAAA ATTGCAAAAATCGAAGATAGGATGAGATGTGGTTATTATGTTCGGCGTGGCTTGAGTTCTGTCAAGGATGATATTAGTCGAATGTGCAGGGATGCGTTTAA ATCAAAAAGCCAGGGTGACGCTGTAGATAGGAGGAAGATTATCATGTCTTTCATTCAACTGGTGAAGAGATTGGAGAACCCAAGGTTGATTATTCAAGGAGACGAATTGATTAAGGCAGTAAAAGACGGTTCTGAAGCAGGATCATATTTTTCTGAATCTaaatataaaaagaaacaaaGCAAAGTTTTGAGTGAAAAGAAGAGCATAAATAGGGGTATCAACACATCTTATGCCAATGGAGGAACAGATTATAGAGCCTATGCATTTGATCGTGAAATTAAAAGGAGTCTCTCTaaattaaaaaagagagagatggaTTCTGATAGTGAAACATCTGAAGATGATGGAAATGATTTCTCTGAGGATGACAGAGGTGAAGATGAGAGTACTGCTTCTGATACAGAAAGCGACTTGGAAATTCATTCAGGAAGTGGAATGTGGGACTTAAAAGGGGAAATGGATGAGTCCTCAGAGTCAGTGGTGACAGATGACCGTGAATGGGGTGCTCGCATGACAAAAGCAAGCCTGGTTCCTCCAGTTACCAGAAAGTATGAGGTCATTGACAAGTATCTTATTGTAGCAGATGAGGAGGAAGTACAAAGGAAGATGCAAGTTGCTTTACCTGATGATTATTCTGAAAAATTGTTAGCACAAAAGAGTGGTATCGAGGAGTCAGACATGGAAATTCCTGAGGTCAAGGACTACAAACCTAGGAAGAAGCTTGGTGTTGAAGTTTTAGAGCAAGAAGTGTATGGAATAGACCCTTATACACATAATCTCCTCCTGGATTCTATGCCAGAGGAACCAGACTGGCCCCTTGCAGATAGACATAAATTCATAGAAGAG TCGCTTCTTCGTACATTGAATAAGCAAGTCAGACATTTTACTGGTACCGGTAATACCCCAATGGTTTATCCTTTGCAACCCGTTATTGAAGAAGTGCTGAAGAATGCAGAGGAAGTGGGTGACAGACAAGCTATCAAAATGTGCCAGGGCATCCTAAAGGCTATGCGGAGTCGCCCTGACGATAATTATGTTGCTTACAGAAAG GGGCTTGGAGTTGTCTGCAACAAGCAAGAAGGTTTCGAACAAGATGATTTTGTTGTTGAGTTTTTGGGAGAG GTCTATCCAGCTTGGAAATGGTTTGAGAAGCAGGATGGTATTAGGGCCTTACAGAAAAATAGTCAAGATCCAGCacctgaattttataacatttattTGGAGAGGCCAAAG GGTGATAGTGATGGGTATGATTTGGTTGTTGTTGATGCTATGCACAAAGCAAATTATGCAAGCAGAATCTGTCACTCCTGTAGGCCTAATTGTGAAGCAAA AGTCACCGCTGTGGATGGTCAATACCAGATAGGAATATATTCTCTACTACCAATTGGTTATGGTGAAGAAATCACTTTTGATTACAACTCTGTGACAGAG AGTAAGGAAGAATATGAAGCATCAGTTTGCTTATGTGGTAGTCAAGTTTGCAGAGGCAGCTATCTGAATCTTTCTGGAGAAGGAGCATTTGAGAAG GTGTTGAAGGATTGCCATGGAGTACTGGACCGTCATAAACTAATACTAGAGGCTTGTGAAGCCAATTTTGTTTCACAAGATGATTATATTGACCTAGGAAGGGCTGGTCTGGGCACTTGTCTGTTAGCTGGGTTGCCTGATTGGCTCGTTGCTTACTCCGCTCATCTG GTGAGGTTTATTAATTTTGAGAGAACAAAACTGCCTGATGAAATTCTAAGGCATAATTTGGAGGAGAAGAGGAAATTCTTTTCAGACATATGTCTTGAGGTCGAGAAGAATGATGCGGAGGTTCAG GCTGAGGGTGTCTATAATGCAAGACTTCAGAATATTGCACTTACACTTGATAAG GTAAGGTATGTCATGAGGTGCATGTTTGGGGACCCTAAGAAAGCTCCACCTCCAGTTGAGAAGCTTACCGCAGAAGGTGTGGTTTCAGTCCTGTGGAAAGGGGAGGGTTCCCTTGTTGAGGACCTGCTACATTCCATGGCACCACATGTGGAAGCAGATCTACTTAGTGACCTCAAGTCCAAGATTCAGGCCCACGATCCATCTGGTTCTAGTAACATTCAGACTGAACTCCGCAAGTCATTATTATG GTTGAGGGATGAGTTGCGAAATCTTCCATGTACCTACAAGTGCCGGCATGATGCTGCTGCTGACTTAATTCACATATATGCCTACACAAAAGTCTTTTTTAAGATCCGG GAGTACAAGTCTTTTAAATCTCCCCCAGTTTACATCAGCCCTCTTGATTTGGGTCCCAAGTATGCTGATAAGATGGGGTCAGGCTTCCAGGAGTACTGCAAAACCTATGGTGAGAATTATTGCTTAGGCCAGTTGATCTATTGGTACAGCCAGATGAATGCAGACCCAGATTGTAGATTAGCTAGAGCTTGCAAGGGTTGCTTGTCACCGCCTGACATCTCATCCTTCTATGCGAAGTCTCAGAAGCCGTTGCGAGAACATGTCTATGGTCCAAGAACCATGAGATTTATGTTGTCACGAATG GAAAAAGAGCCCCAAAGGCCGtggcccaaagatcgtatatggcTATTCAAGAGCAACCCAAAAATTTTTGGCAGTCCAATGCTGGACGCTGTTCTTAATAAGTGTCCATTGGACAAGGAGATGATGCATTGGCTCAAGACTCGGCCATCAGTGTTCCAAGGCTCGTGGGAAGGCTGA